Within Bradymonas sediminis, the genomic segment GAATTCGGCGTTCTGGCCGGCGCGCACCGCGGCTTTAGCCCGGTGTCTCCGGGCCAGCCCGAGCAGGTCAAACCCGAGACCAGCGTCAACTACGAGGCCGGCGTTCGCTACGCCAAAGAGCAGACCGGCACCCTGGTCGAGGCCATCGGATTCTTCAATGATTACGGAAACTTGATCGGGGAGTGCTCCTTCTCGACGGGCTGCGAAGAAGACCTGGTCGACCGGCAATTCAACGCCGGCGATGTGTGGATCTACGGCGCCGAAGTCGCCGCCGCGCACACCTTCGCCCTGGGCGGAAAATGGTTTTTGCCCGGACGCGCGGCCTATACCTTTACCCAGACCGAATTCCAGTCGAGCTTTAGCTCCCAGAACCCGCAATTTGGCGAAGTCGAAGAGGGCGACGCCCTGCCCTACGTCCCGCAGCACCAGGCATCCCTGCAGCTCGGGGTGACCAATCAGACCTTCGCGCTCAACGGACGCTTGACCTATGTCGGCCAAATGCGCGAGGAAGCTGGCCAGGGAGACGAGGGTCAAAAGACCAGCGATTACGCCACCATAGACCTGCTGTCGAGCTATGAGTTTTTGGCCGGATTCTCGGCCTACGCCAAGGTGAGCAACCTCATCGGCACCCAGACGATCGCATCCCGGCGCCCCTATGGCGCGCGACCCATCGCCCCCTTCATGGCGCGGCTGGGTTTGAAATACGCCTTTTGAGGACCATTGAGTTGAAGGCCAACTTGCAATACGAAGAGCCCCGGAGAATCGCTCTCTGAGCCGACCCCCTTTACGACGACCGCTGACCCAATGAACCTGAAAGCCGCCATCGTCTTATCTGCAGCGCTGCACGTAGCCACATTGGGCTACCTGCACACTGTAGAGGTGCCGGAGGAGATCCACGCGATGGAGTCTTCCCTGCGGGACTACGCGATCGTGCAGATGCGCACGGTTCAGGCGGACGAGTTGTCGGAAGATGGCGGCGATGATCCGGCCCGGGGCGTGCCGAACCCGGTGCCCGAAAAAGAAGCCGATCCGGAACCCGAACCCGAGCAAAAGCCCGCGCCCAAACCGGAACCTAAGCCCGAGCCTAAACCGGAGCCGGAACCCGAGCCCGAGCCCAAGCTCGAGGCCGAAAACGAGATCAAATCCGTCGTCACCGACAAAACCAAGGACTCAACCAGCCCGGTAGAGACTCAATCGGAGGCGACTGCGACCGCTGAGGCCAGCGCCTCGACCGCGCCGGTCGACTCCGGCAAGGGCAACGGCCAGGGCAGCGAGCCCCCCAAAGAGGGCGCAAAATACGGCGTTCAGCACGCCTCCAAAGAGTCCGGCCCGCGCGGCATCCGCAGCGGTACGGGCAAAGAGAATAAAAAGCTCAACCAGAAATACGGCCTCATCCTCTTCAAACATATTGATCGGACGAAGTCCTACCCCCGCTTCGCCCGCAAGGCGAATATCGAGGGGCGCGTCATGGTCTCCATCACCATCGACCGCCACGGCAATATCTTAGAAGTGAAGATGCATAAGTCCTCGGGCCACAAAATCCTGGACGAAAATACCATCGAGAATATCCGCAAGCTCAAGCAATTCCCCCCGCCGCCCGACGCGCTCACCTGGCAGACCAAGACCTTTGTTTTGCCCGTGAATTATAAGCTGAGCTAAGGGCCCAAGAACCCGAGGGCCGAGTCTAAAACGGCGAAAGCCCCCGAATATCCGGGGGCTTTCGCCGTTTTCATAGACCCTATCTTTTGGCCTTATTTTGCCGGCTTTCCGAGCAGGCGGTCGAGCAAGACCGACATATCTCGATAGCGCGCCGAGCAAGGCGCGCCCCGGGCATGCAAAAAGCATCGCCGCTTGCCCAGCCGCAGAATCGTCGAGGAGCGCGTGCCATAGTTCATCTCCGGCAGGTTCACGCAGGTCGAGTCGATCGAGCCCACCTCGCAACGGCTCAGCACCGTCTTAAGCGATTTTTCATTGAGCTTCCCGTCGGCTAATAGCTGCTGACATTGCGCAAGAACCCGCTCTTTTCGGGCGTTCTCAGCCGCCCCGAAGCTGCGCTCCGTCAGCACCAGCAAGCCCGGCTCGAGGGTCTCACGGTGCATCGACTCGCCGTCACTCCAGACAATATACGCCGCGTCGCGGTCGGCGCACAGCAGATGAAACCCGTTATAATCTGAGGCCGAAAGCGCCGCGATAACCTCCGCCGCCTCAGCCGCCGAAGCCTCCTCAAGCGCCCGGTCCACCAGCTCTCCGCGCGAGCGGCGGCTCTCTTCTGGCGGCTTCCCAAACCGATTGGTGATCGCCACCAGCACCTCCGCCTCGTTGAGCCCAAGCCAGGTCCCGCCCGCCTTCAAATCACGCGGGGCGAGCACCCGAAGATCGCCGCTCTCATGCAGACGCGGCCCCTCCGAGGGCCGGCCAAACCGCTCGTCGCGGTTCGCGCCAAAGAGCAGCGGTGCGTCGTCGATAACCTGGTTTGCCAGAATTAATGTGCACATAAATTCACTCTCCAAAGATGTCGATATTCACAACGAATACCCAGCGCCTACTCCCCGCTGCACCACACCAGGCGCGCCGCCTCGCCCACTCGCCCGCACACAATCGCCTCCTGCTCAAACCGGCGCCCGAACTCCACCCCGCGCGCCTGCGAAATCCCCAGCACCAGCACGCTCTCCTCGGGCTGCCAATTATCCGCATCCGGCACCCCGCTGCCGCGGAAAAACACAAACCCCGCCGCCTGCAGCGCGCGCTCAAGCTCACGCTGGCGCTCGTGATTCTCGTACACGCTAAAGAGCTGCGAACCCGGGTTCCACGCCGTGATAAACGCCCACTCCTCGGCCTCATATTCCCCCAGGAGCTCGTCCAATAGCGGCTCGGTTTGCTCGGGCCGAATGAGCACTTCCCCCACCGGCGTGCGGGCCAGGTAGGTGGTGTGTTTGTAGGCGTCGTAGAGTTCTTGGTTCATGGCACTTTATGTGGAAGGGGCCTGGCGTCTATATCTGGGCCGCGGGGTCGCTGAGGCTGCTTATACCGAATCGACCCGGCGTTCAAAAGCGTCATCAGGCCCGTTTCTGAGGCCCGAGGCCTCAATTCTGGCACGCCACCTACGTTTTTGACGGCCCGATGCCTCAATTTCCTGATGCAATTCGCTGAGGGGTTTATCGACATGCACCTGGCAGGCGCTCGATGTATATTTACCGAGAGACAGCCTTCTATCAAGGGCTGTGGGGGCTAAAGAGACAGCGTAGCGCGCCCGTTTTTTCAACGACCTTGAGGCCTTAAACGTGCGTCGTACTTTTCACTCTGTTAAGGTGAAGCGTCACTTAAAAATGCCTCCCAAAAAATCGGATATTCAATGAACCCAACACAGGCCCCAAAACTCTTGCTCGCCGCGCTCGCCGCGCTACTTTTTCTCGTGGGAGGCTGCCTGGATATTAGTGATCCAGCCGCCAAGCAAAAGGGTAACCAGGATATCTGCAATGCTGGCGAAACCCGGCAAGAGGACTGCAATGCCTGCACCTGCGACGCCCAGGGGATTTGGTCCTGCACCGAGATGGCCTGCCAGGATGCGGTCAGCGCAGATGCGACCGGCGAAGATGCGACCGGCGAAGACTCCCCTGACGCAACGAGCGACACGACCGGCGAAGACACCCCTGACGCAACGAGCGACACGACCGGCGAAGACACCCCTGACGCAACGAGCGACACGACCGGTGAAGACTCCTGCACCGAAGGCGACACCCGCAAGCTCGATTGCAATGATTGCACCTGCAACGCCGAGGGCGAATGGGCGTGCACGAAATTGTCTTGCGGGCTGCTCACCGCCCCGTGTGAGGGCCTGAGCTGCGGCGAGCCCTGCACCATCTGCGCCGACGACGACCCCGACTGCGTCGAGAGCGACCAAAACAAATTTTGCGACACCAACGGCTATTGCGCCTATCTCGACTCGCCCCCTGAATGCGTGGAATACGTCCCCTGCGCCGGGCTGACCTGCGGCGAGACCTGCTTTATCTGCGACCCGAGCGACCCCGCCTGCCCGCGCACGGTCGAGCATTATTGCGACGAAGACGGCGCCTGCACGCCCGATTTACCCCGCTGCCCCGTCGAACTCTATCAACCCTGCGAGGGGCGCTCTTGCGGCAGCTCATGCTCACCCTGCGACCCCAACGACCTCGAGTGTGTCTATAGCACCCCGCACTATTGCCGTGAGAACGGCGACTGCGCGCCCGAGACGCCCATATGCCTCGGTTAAGCGCGTCGAGGAAGCGTAACGCCCAGGATATGGCTTTGCTGGCCTCTCGACCCGCGCTGCGCGACTCAATGCGCCCCTTCAACCCAATCCAAATCAAAGCTCATCTCCAGGGGAAACTCAGCCGCGCAGGGGTCGCAATA encodes:
- a CDS encoding NRDE family protein, whose protein sequence is MCTLILANQVIDDAPLLFGANRDERFGRPSEGPRLHESGDLRVLAPRDLKAGGTWLGLNEAEVLVAITNRFGKPPEESRRSRGELVDRALEEASAAEAAEVIAALSASDYNGFHLLCADRDAAYIVWSDGESMHRETLEPGLLVLTERSFGAAENARKERVLAQCQQLLADGKLNEKSLKTVLSRCEVGSIDSTCVNLPEMNYGTRSSTILRLGKRRCFLHARGAPCSARYRDMSVLLDRLLGKPAK
- a CDS encoding energy transducer TonB, with protein sequence MNLKAAIVLSAALHVATLGYLHTVEVPEEIHAMESSLRDYAIVQMRTVQADELSEDGGDDPARGVPNPVPEKEADPEPEPEQKPAPKPEPKPEPKPEPEPEPEPKLEAENEIKSVVTDKTKDSTSPVETQSEATATAEASASTAPVDSGKGNGQGSEPPKEGAKYGVQHASKESGPRGIRSGTGKENKKLNQKYGLILFKHIDRTKSYPRFARKANIEGRVMVSITIDRHGNILEVKMHKSSGHKILDENTIENIRKLKQFPPPPDALTWQTKTFVLPVNYKLS
- a CDS encoding DUF3293 domain-containing protein, which gives rise to MNQELYDAYKHTTYLARTPVGEVLIRPEQTEPLLDELLGEYEAEEWAFITAWNPGSQLFSVYENHERQRELERALQAAGFVFFRGSGVPDADNWQPEESVLVLGISQARGVEFGRRFEQEAIVCGRVGEAARLVWCSGE